GCATCGCCAGACCCATGCAGGCCACGATCGCGGCGGAAAGAACGGACTTGCGGTGCTTCATGATGTCTCTCCCATCATTGTTTGAGTTGCACCGGAGACCCCGCCTCCGGCGACGACTGCCTTCTGCTGACACGACCCGGACGACCGGGACAACCCAACCACGCACTGCTCCCGGCGCTGCTTCAGTCCAGTCGCGCCTCCTTCGACGAAATGGATCCCAGGTACCAGCTGGCGGCGCCGATGACGCCCAGCTGCCCGTGCTCGACGAGCTTCACCGAGACCCGCTCCAGCGCCTCGCGCATCGACCCCTTGTTGAGGAAGCGCGCACGGAAGCTGCTGCCGGCCAGGAAGCCGCGCATCTGCGGCAGGATCCCGCCGGCCAGGTAGACGCCCTGCACCCCGTACAGCAGGGCCATGTCGCCCACCGCGCTTCCGAGCAGGCCGCAGAACACTTCCAGCGCCTCGCGCGCGAGCGGGTCGTCGCCGTCGATCGCCGCGGTGGTGACGTCGCCCGGCCGCGCATGCACCGGCGCCGCACCACGCAGCGCGCACAGCGCCTGGTACAGGTGCAGCAGTCCCGGCCCGGACAGGGCGTGTTCGATCGGCACGTGGCTGCGCTGGCCCAGCATGTGCTGCAGCAGCTGCATCTCCAGTTCCGTTCCCACCGCCAGCGCCGCCTGGCCGGCCTCGGTGGCCAGCACCACGCCGCCCTTGTCGCGGGGAATCCATACCGCGGCGCCGAGGCCGGTGCCGGGGCCCAGCACCAGCAGCGGGCCGGGTGCGGCCTGCGCCGGTCCACCCAGCAGCTGCACCTCGCTGGAGCCGAGATGGCTGACCGCATTGGCCACCGCCTCGAAGTCGTTGATCACGTGCACCGCCTGCAGGCCAAGGCCGTCGCGCAGTTCCTTTGGCGAAAGCGGCCAGGGCAGGTTGTTGGTGATCACGGTGCCATCGGCCAGCGGATAGCCGGCGCTGGCGATCACGGCCACCGCGACCGGATGCCGGCCGAGGCTCGCGATGAACTCGCGCAGGATGTCGGCGAGGCTGGCGTAGTCCGAGCAACGGAACTTGCTGTAGGCCAGCACCTGCGGCGTGTCGCCTTCGCCGTCGACGGCAACCAGGCTCATGCGCACGTGGGTGCCGCCGACGTCGGCGGCGATGAACGGCGCGGTGCGGGTGAGGGTTGGTACGGTCACGCTGGATTCCCATGTGGTGGTCGGGCGACGGTCAGGGCGCCCATCGGACGGCCGCAGTCTTGGAGCATCGTGACAACGATGTCAACAGTTGCCCGGGATCGGCCGGGAGCGTTCATCCAGGGCCGCCCCCGGAACAGCGACTGCCCCGCGGAATTACTTCGTATTCAGCTAAAAGCCCGGCATTCCTGGCACCCGATGGATGCTGCGCGGCAGCACCGGGACTGCGCCGGCCGGGACGCGCCGCGGTTGACATGTGGCCAACATCCGCGGAAAGAATGTGACAACGTTGTTCCCACCAGCCGGGCCATGGCATGGCCTGGCCTGCGCGGGAACGGCATCCAGACCGGGGAGGTTTTCGATGTCCGCGACCACCGCCGCACCAGCAAGCGCCAGCCATGCCACCTCGATCGCGATCGTGGGCGGCCTGTTCTTCATCATCGGCTTCTTCACCTGGATCAACGGGCCACTGATCACCTTCGTCAAGCTGGCCTTCGACGTGAGCGAGATCGCCGCGTTCCTGGTGCTGATGGTGTTCTACCTGTCGTACTTCTTCCTGGCCCTGCCGGCCTCGTGGATCCTGCGCCGCACCGGGCTGAAGAAGGGCCTGGCGTTGAGCCTTGCGGTGATGGCGGCGGGCGCGGCACTGTTCGGCGAGTTCGCCACCCGCCGCTGGTTCGGCGGCGCGCTGGGCGGGCTGTTCGTGATCGGTGGAGGGCTCGCGCTGCTGCAGACCGCGGTCAACCCCTACATCTCGATCCTCGGCCCGATCGACACCGCCGCCCGGCGCATCGCGCTGATGGGGATCTGCAACAAGGTCGCCGGCATCCTCGCGCCGGTGCTGCTGGGATCGCTGGTGCTGCACGGCATCGGCGACCTGGCCGCGCAGGTCGAGGCCGCCGATCCGGCGCTGCGCGCGCGCCTGCTGGAGAGCTTCGCGGTACGCATCCACCTCCCGTACCTGGCGATGGCTGGAGTGCTGCTGCTGGTCGCTGTCGCGGTGCTGTTCTCGCCGCTGCCGGAGCTGCGCAGCGACCAGGCCAATGCCACGCCGGTGCGCGCGGGCAGCGATGGCCCCAGGAGCATCTTCGCCTTCCCGCACCTGTGGCTGGGCGTGGCCTGCCTGTTCGCCTATGTCGGCGTGGAGGTGCTGGCCGGCGACGCGATCGGCACCTACGGCCACGCGTTCCACCTGCCGCTGGACCAGACCAAGTTCTTCACCTCCTTCACCCTGGCGGCAATGCTGGTTGGCTACCTGGCCGGCCTGGTGCTGATCCCGCGGGTGTTCACCCAGGAGCGCTGGCTGAGCGTGTCGGCGGTGCTCGGCGTGCTGCTTTCGGTCGGGGCGCTGGCGACCCACGGCTACGTCTCGGTCGGTTTCGTGGCCGCCCTCGGCTTCGCCAACGCGATGATGTGGCCGGCGATCTTCCCGCTGGCGATCCGCGGCCTGGGCCGCTTCACCGAGACCGGTTCGGCGCTGCTGATCATGGGCATCGCCGGCGGCGCCGTCCTCCCGCAGGCGTTCGCGGTGCTCAAGCAGCACTTCGACTTCCAGTGGGTGTTCGCCGGCCTCAGCGTGCCCTGCTACCTCTACATCCTGTATTACGCCCTGCGCGGCCACCGCGCCGGGCTCCGCGCCGGACACTGATCGCGCATCATGGACGCCGCTTCCAGAGCAAACCCAGAAGGCATGCGCAGGCCCACCATCAAGGACGTCGCCGAGCGGGCGAAGGTGTCGCTCAAGACCGTGTCCCGTGTCATCAACAACGAGCCTTCGGTGATGCAGGCCACGCGCGCGCGGGTGCTGGCCGCCATCGCCGAACTGGACTACGAGCCGGACGCCACCGCACGCAACCTGCGCAGTGGGACCCCGTTCGTGATCGGGCTGGTGTACGACAACCCCAACCCGTACCACATCATCGCCGTGCAGAACGGCGTGCTGGCGGCCTGCAGGGAGACCGGCTTCGGCCTGCAGATCCATCCCTGCGATTCGACCTCGCCGCTGCTTGCCGAGGAACTGGCGGAGCTGGTGCAGCGCTCGCGCCTGGCCGGGCTGGTACTGACCGCGCCGATGTCCGAGCGCGCCGACTTGGTGGGGGCCCTGGTGGCACGTGGCATCCGCGTCGTGCGGATCATTGCCGCCACCGAGGACCCGGGCGACGGTCCCTGCGTCTACATCGACGACCGCGACGCCGCGTACGAGATAACCGAACACCTGGTCCAGCTCGGGCACCAGCGGATCGGCTTCCTCTGGGGCGGGCCACAGCACCGCTCCTCGGGCGAGCGCTACGCCGGTTACGAGGCCGCGCTGCAGGACTACGGCATCACCCTGGACAAGCACCTGGTGATCCCCGGCGACTACACCTTCGACGATGGCTTCCGCGGCGCCCGCCGCCTGCTGGCGCTGCGCGAGCCGCCCACGGCGATCTTCGGCTCCAACGACGAGATCGCCGCCGGCGTGCTTGCCGCGGCCAAGTCGGTGGGCCTCAACGTGCCCTACGACCTGTCGATCGCCGGGTTCGAGGACAGCCCCTTCTCGCGCCAGTCGTGGCCGGCGCTGACCACCGCCAAGCAGGCCACCGGGGACATCGCCCGGCATGCGGCGCGGCTACTGATCGGCAGCCTGCGCCAGGACGCCTACGAGGAGCATCCGCTGGGCCTGACCAACCGCGGTTTCGTGCCGCAGCTGGTGGTGCGCGGCTCCACCGGTCCGGCGCCGCTGCAACGGCCGCGCGCGCCTTCGCCTTCCTCCGACGAAGCATGACCATGGCCCTGCCCGCGCAAGACCAGACCCTTATGTTCAGCGAGGCCGCGCAGGCGGCCGAGGTGGTTGCCGCGCAGCTGCGCCGCAACCATGACGCCGTCGCCGCGCTGGCCGCGGAACTGCGCGCCGCGCCGCCGCCGTTCGTGGCCACCTGCGCGCGCGGCAGCTCCGACCACGCCGCCACCTACGCCAAGTACCTGGTCGAGACCCGGCTGGGCGTGGTGACCGCCTCGCTGTCACCTTCGGTGGGCTCGGTCTATGCAGCGCCGCTGCGGCTGCGCGGTGCGCTGTTCCTGGCGATCTCGCAGTCCGGGCGCAGCCCCGACCTGCTGCGCAATGCCGAGGCCGCCCGGGCCGCCGGCGCACGCGTGGTGGCGCTGGTCAACGTCGAGGATTCTCCGCTGGCCGAGCTCGCCGACGCGGTGCTGCCGCTGGGTGCCGGGCCGGAGCGCAGCGTGGCGGCGACCAAGAGCTACCTGGCCTCGCTTTCGGCCATCGCCCAGCTGGTGGCGCACTGGAGCGGGAACGCGGTGTTGCTGCGCGCGCTCGACGCGTTGCCGGACGCGATGGCCAACGCCTGGACGCAGGACTGGTCGCCGCTGGTCGACGGCCTGGCCGATGCACGCAACCTGTTCGTGCTCGGCCGCGGCCTGGGCCTGGCCGCCGCCCAGGAGGCGGCGCTCAAGTTCAAGGAAACCTGCGGCCTGCATGCCGAAGCCTACAGCTCGGCCGAGGTGCGGCACGGTCCGATGGCCCTGGTCGGCCCGGGCTTCCCGGTGCTGGCCTTCGCCCAGCCCGACGCCACCGGCGCCGACGCCGAGGCCGCGGCCGCGCAGTTCCACGGGCGCGGCGCCCAGGTCTGGCTGGCGTCGGCCGATGCGCCGCAGGGGGGCGCCGGCACGGTGTTGCCGCTGGCGGCCGCGCCGGATCCGGCGCTGGCGCCGCTGCTGGTGGTGCAGAGCTTCTATCGCGCGGCCAACGCGCTGGCATTGCGGCGCGGGCACAACCCGGACCTGCCGCCGCATCTCAACAAGGTCACGGAGACGGTGTGATGGCCAGCCAGGCCCTGGTGAACGGCCGCGTCCTGCTGGACGACGGCTTCCATGACGACGTGGCGGTGCTGCTGGATGGTAGCGGCCGCATCCAGGCGCTGGTGCCCGAGGGCCAGGCGCGGATCGAGGCCGGCAAGGTGCGGGACCTCGGCGGCGGCTGGCTGCTGCCCGGCTTCATCGACGTGCAGGTCAACGGCGGCGGCGGGGTGCTGTTCAACAACGACACCAGCCCCGGAGCGATCGACACCATCGGCCGAGCGCACCGCCGTTACGGGACGACCAGCTTCCTGCCGACCCTGATCAGCGACACCGCCGAGGTGATGGAGCGCGCCATCGCCGGCACCCGGGAGGCGATCGCCGCCGGCGTGCCCGGTGTGCTGGGCGTGCACCTGGAAGGCCCCTATCTGGCGCCAGCGCGCAAGGGCACGCACGATGCGGCGCGCTTCCGCGTGCCGGATGCGGCGGAAGTGGCGATGGCCACCTCGCTCGACAACGGCGTCACCCTGGTCACGCTTGCGCCCGAGCAGGTGCCGGCCGACACGATCCGGGCGATGGTCACGCGAGGCGCCATCGTCTGCGCCGGACACACCGCCGGCACCTACGAGCAGATCCGTGCCGGCCTGGAAGCCGGCGTGCGCGGCTTCACCCACCTCTACAACGCCATGTCGCCGCTGCAGGGACGCGAGCCCGGTGCGGTCGGTGCCGCGCTGGAAAGCCGCGAGGCGTACTGCGGGATCATCGTCGACGGCGTGCACGTGCATCCGGCCAGTCTGCGGGTGGCGCTGGCGGCCAAGCCGCGCGGCACCCTGTTCCTGGTCACCGATGCGATGCCGATGGTCGGCTCCGACGATCCCTCGTTCGAGCTTTACGGCGAGACCATCACCGCGGTGGACGGGGTGGTGCGCAATGCCGCCGGCGCGCTCGCAGGCTCTGCCCTGGACATGGCGACCGCGGTGCGCAACACGGTGCGGCTGCTGGGCCTGCCGCTGGAGGAGGCGGCACGCATGGCCTCCACCTATCCGGCGCGTTTCCTTGGCGTGGATTCGCGCCTGGGCCGGATCGCGCCGGGCTGGCAGGCCGACCTGGTGCTGCTGGACGAGGCGCTGCAGGTGCAGGCGACCTGGGTCGCCGGCGCGGCTTCGGACTCCTGAGTGCCGGCGGGTCGCCGCGCAACGGCTTCGCGGTGAGCGCCATGGCCGATGCGCGCTTCCGTCGCCTGGCCTCGGTCGACGCCCTGCGCGGCCTGACCGTGGCGGCGATGCTGCTGGTCAACAACCCTGGCGACTGGGGCCACGTGTATGCGCCGCTGCTGCACGCGGACTGGCATGGCTGCACGCCGGCCGACCTGGTGTTCCCGTTCTTCCTGGCCATCGTCGGCGTCTCCATCGCGCTGGGCGTGGTGCCGCGCATCGAGGCCGGCGCCGACCGTGCCGGGCTGATGCGCACGGTTGCGGTGCGTCCACTGCGCATCCTGGCCGTGGGCCTGCTGCTGCACCTGCTGGCCTGGTGGTGGCTGGACCAGCCGCATTACCGACCCTGGGGCGTGCTGCAGCGGATCGGACTGTGCTTCCTTGGTGCCGGCGCGGCGGCGTTGTACCTGCGTCCACGTGCGCAGTGGCTGCTGCTCGCCGGGTTGCTGGCGGGCTGGTGGATGCTGCTGCAGGCCGGCGGGACGCTGGAGCCCTACGCCAACATCGCCAGCCGCATCGACGACGCGCTGCTTGGCCCTTGGCTGTACCAGCACGACGCAGCCGGTCGCGGCCACGATCCGGAAGGCCTGCCCAGCACACTCGGCGCGCTGGCAACGACCCTCCTCGGCCTGCGTGCCGGCGACTGGCTACGCCATGACCAGTTGCGACGGCTGGCAGGTGCCGCGGTGCTGGCGCTGCTGCTGGGCCTGGCCTGCACGCCATGGATGCCCTGGAACAAGAACCTGTGGACGCCGTCCTACGTGCTGTGGAGCGGCGGCTGGGTGCTGCTGGCGCTGGCCGTGGCGCATGTGCTGGTGGACCTGCGCGGCTGGCCGGCGCTGGGCCGCGCGTTTGGGGTCAATGCGATCGCCGCCTACGCGGGGTCGACATTGATGGTCTACGCGCTGGCCGGCCTCGACTGGTGGGAGCCGGTCTACCGCGGTGCTTTCGCCGGATGGATGACGCCGCGTCTCGGCCCGTACCTGCCATCGCTGGCGTTCGCGCTGGCCTTCGTCGCCTGCTGGTGGGCGCTGGTGCTCTGGATGGACAGGCGCGGCTGGTACCTGAAGATCTGAGTTGCGAGGCTAGATAGGGCAACGCCCGGCGCGCGCCAGCAGCAGCCCGCGCTCGCGCGCATTGCCGGTCATCGTCGCGGCACGCTCGAATTCCGCGCGGGCCTCTTCCAGGCGGCCGAGGCGGAACAGCAGGTCGCCACGCACGCTGGGCAGCAAGTGGTAGCTGGCCAGCTTCGGTTCGTCCAGCAGCGCATCCACCAGTGGCAGGGCGGCCGCGGGACCTTGCGCCATCGATACCGCCACCGCGCGGTTGAGCTCCACCACCGGCGAACCGGTCAAACGCGCCAGCGCGTCGTACAGGCCGACGATGCGCGCCCAGTCGGTGTCCTCCGGCACCACGGCACGCGCGTGGCAGGCGGCGATGGCGGCCTGCAGCGCGTAGAAGCCGGACTCGCCGCCCAGCCGCCGCACCTGTTCCAGCGCATCCAGGCCACGACCGATCAGCAGCCGGTCCCAGCGCGAGCGGTCCTGCTCCATCAGCAGCACCGGCTCGCCATCCGGTCCGCTGCGCGCGTGCAGGCGCGAGGCCTGGATCTCCATCAGCGCGACCAGGCCATGCACTTCCGGCTCGTCGGGCATCAGCCCTGCCAGCACCCGGCCCAGGCGCAAGGCTTCCTCGCACAGGGCCGGACGCATCCAGTCGTCGCCGCTGCTGGCGGCATAGCCTTCGTTGAACACCAGGTAGACCACGCCCAGTACCGCGGACAGCCGCTCCGGCAACTCCTCGCGGCGCGGGATCTCGAACGGCACCTTCGCCTCGGCCAGGGTGCGCTTGGCACGCACGATGCGCTGCGCGATCGCGGTCTCGTTGGCAAGGAAGGCACGCGCGATCTCGCCGGTCTCCAAACCGCCCAGCAGGCGCAGGGTCAGGGCGACGCGCGATTCCTGCGGCAGGACCGGGTGGCAGGCGATGAACATCAGCCGCAGCACGTCGTCGCCCACCGTGTCGTCCAGCAGCTGCTCCTCGCGCGCGGACACGTCCTCCTGCAGCTGCTCCAGTTCCCAGGCCACCTGCACGTGCTTCTCCTCGCGCAGCCTGAGGTGGCGCAGGCGGTCGATGGCGCGGTTGCGCGCGGTGGTGGTGAGCCAGGCGCCGGGGTTGTCGGGCACGCCGTCCACCGGCCACTTCTCCAGCGCGGCGACCAGCGCGTCCTGGGCCAGTTCCTCGGCCAGGCCGACATCGCGCACGATCCGCGTCAGGGTGGCGATCACGCGCGCGGATTCCATCCGCCAGACGGCGTCGATGGTGCGGGCGATATCGACCTGGTGCGGGTGCGGGCTCATCGTCGTGATGACACCATCGGTCGTGGCGCGCGGCAAGCGTTGCGGCTCGCAGCGTTCCGGCGCCGTTGTGGAGGCCGGCACGGGAACCGATATGGGGAGCCACGGTCGGCCGCGTATGATCGCTCCGGGATTCCGCAGGAGCGTGCCGTGAGCCGACGTGATGCCTCATGCAGCTGTGGCCAGCTGCGCCTGTCCGTGCAGGGCGAGCCTCTGCGTGTCTCGGCCTGCCACTGCCGGGAATGCCAGCGGCGCTCCGGCAGCGTGTTCGCGGTGCAGGCGAGGTTCCCGATCGGGGCAGTCGCCACCCATGGCACCAGCCACGCGTTCGTGCGCACTGGAGACGAGGGCACCTCGTGCCGCTTCCACTTCTGCCCGCACTGTGGCGTCACCGTCTGGTTCGTGCCCGAGTCGATTCCCGGCGTGGTGAGCGTGCCGGTCGGCGTATTTGCCGACCCGGGTTTCCCGCCGCCGCAGGTGTCGGTATACGAGGTGCGCAGGCATCCATGGGTCGGGCTTCCGCACGGGATCGAGCGCATCGACTGAGCCTGGTCCGTGTCGGCGGCGTATCCTCGGCGCCGCGGGCCACCACCCGCATGACGGGAACGCACGATGGATGCTTTGCCAAGGTGGTTCAAGGTGGTCGCGGTGGCGGCGCTGTTGTGGAACCTGCTCGGCTGCCTGGCCCTGTGGATGGACCTGCGGCTGACGCCCGGGGACATCGCGGCCCTGCCCGAGGCGCAGCAGGCGTTGTACGCGGCGCGTCCTGGATGGGCGGTGGCCGCGACCGCGGTCGCGGTGGGTGCCGGTACGCTGGGCAGCCTCGGCCTGCTGCTGCGCAGGAAGTGGGCGATGCCGCTGCTGTTCCTGTCGCTGGCGGGCATCCTGGTCCAGGACGTCGCCCTGTTCCTGCTGGTCGATGGCGCCACCCTCGCCGGCATGGTCGCGGTGGTGATGCAGGCGCTGGTGCTGGCGGCGGGCATTGGCCTGGCATGGCTGGGCTGGCAGGGAGCGCAGCGAGGCTGGCTACGCTGACGGCCGGGTAACCGCGGCGGGCACGGGCGCTACCATTGGCCGCTCCTGGAGCGGCACGCAGGCCGGCTCCGGAGCGGATCGAGGAGGCAAGGTGGGCAATTTCCTGTGGGTGGGCCTGGGTGGCTTCATCGGCGCGGTGGCGCGCTACGCGGTCGCGGTCGCCATGGGCCCGGCGGCCACGCTGCGTTTTCCATGGCCGACCTTCACCGTCAACGTGCTTGGTTGCCTCGCCATCGGCCTGCTCGCCGGCTACTTCACCCGGGTGCCGGCGCCGGAACACCTGCGCCTGTTCCTGGTCACCGGCATCCTCGGCGGGTTCACCACCTTCTCCGCCTTCGGCGTGGAGTCGCTGGGGCTGCTGCGGCGTGGCGACCACGCGCTGGGCCTGGCCTACGCCGGTGGCAGCGTGCTCGTGGGCCTGCTCGCGGTATGGCTGGGCTTCCGTCTCGCCAGTGGCGGGCAGGGCTAGCTGGCGCCAGCGTCAGCTGCGATCGGCGAGGGTGCGCCGCAGCAGCTCCTCCTGCTCCCGCAGCTCCGGACTGAATGCCTCGCCGAAGTCGTCGGCCTCGAACACCGGGCGGATCTCGATCTCGCTGTCCTCCGGCATCGGGTTGGGGCAGCGCCGCACCCATTCGATCGCTTCCTCCATCGAGCGCACCTGCCAGAGCCAGAAGCCCGCCACCAGTTCGCGGGTCTCGGTGAACGGGCCGTCGGTCACCGTGCGCGCGCTGCCGGAGAAGCGCACGCGCACGCCCTTGGCGCTGGGATGCAGGCCTTCGCCGGCAAGCATCACCCCGGCCTTCACCAGCTCCTCGTTGTAGCGGCCCATGTCCTCCAGCAGCTTCGCCTCCGGCATCACGCCGGCCTCGGAACTGGGCGAAGCCTTGACCATCACCATCACGCGCATGTCCGTCTCCCGGGTCGTGGGTGACCGCGACTCCCATAGTCGCGGTCCTCGCCATGGCGACGGGCCAGCGCGTGTGGATTCGACAGTCCGCCTCAGTACTGGACGATGGGCTTGAAGCCGCCCCAGAACATGCGTCTGGCGTCGAACGGCAGGGTGGCCGGATCCATGTTCGCCAGGCGGGGATCCTCCATCACCGCCGCGTTGATGCGGTCCCGTTCCTCGCGCGAGGCGTAGCGGATCCAGGCGAACACCACCACCTCGTCGGGCTTGAGCTGGACCGCCTGCGGGAACGAGGTGACCTCGCCGGACTTGACGTCATCGGCAACGCACTCGACGTATTCCAGGGCGCCGTACTCGAGCCAGATCCTGCCGGCTGCTTCCGCGAGCGCGCGGTAGTCGTCGATCCTGTCCTTCGGTACCGGAAGCACGAAACCATCCACATAGGCCATTGCGGCTTTCTCCTCGGTTGGCCGGGGCGGTCGCCCCGTTCGAAGTGCGACGGATGGAGCAGCGCGGTTTCGACATCGCTCCCGGACCTGCGTGGACCGCGTAGCACGGGTATGCCAGCAGCGTCCTCCCGCTGGCACCGGGATGCCAGTGCCGTCGGCCTTCCGCTGCGAATCCCTGGTGCCCCAGGCCTACGCGGGTCGACGCAGGGTTCGTGCCGCGGAGATCGCCTGGACCCGTGCCCGGCGCAGCGCCTTGCCGATCTCGGTGCCGGTGAGGCCTTCGGCCAGGGCGAGGTCGCGCGCGTTCACCGCGGACGCGGCGGCATGCAGCCGGCACAGCTCCGGTCCCTGGGGATACTCGGCCTCCTCGCTGCCCAGGCGGCCGCGCTTGTCGGCCTCGCAGCACAGGGCTATGCGTGCGACCTGGCCGGGCTGGCGGAAGGCGTCGCAGCGTTCGAGCAGTTCGAGCACGGTCTGGTCGCGCAGTTCGGCCAGGCGGTGCACGTTGAGGTGCTCGCGGCATACCGCCTCGGCCAGCTTGCGGTGGGCGAGAGGCACGCGCAGGCGCTCGCACAGTCGTGCCAGCGGCTTGAGCCCGGCGCCCTCGTGGCCGATATGCCTCGGCAGCACGTGCGGCGGGGTCAGGGCCTTGCCCAGGTCGTGGGTGAGGGCGGCGAAGCCGACCAGGTCGTCGCCGGGCGCCAGCCGGGCGGCCATGTCGCTGACCATCTGCTGGTGGATGCCGGTGTCCACCTCGGGGTGGTACTCGGCCCGCTGCGGGACGCCGTACAGGGCGTCCACCTCGGGCAGCACCACGGCCAGGGCGCCGCACTCGCGCAGGGTGGCGAGGAAGGCCGAGGGGCGTGCCGAGGCCAGCGCCCTGCGCAGCTCCTGCCACACGCGCTCGGCAACCAGGGTCTCCAGCTCGCCGGCCTCTGCCATCTGCCGCATCAGCGCCATGGTTTCCGGGGCGACGCGGAAACCCAGCGGTGCGAACCGGGCCATGAACCGTGCCGCGCGCAGCACACGCAACGGATCCTCGGTGAAGGCGGGGCCCACATGGCGCAAGACGCGATCGCGGATGTCATCCATCCCGCCATGGGGATCGACCAGGGTGCCGTCGTCGCCGCGGGCGATCGCGTTGATGGTGAAGTCGCGGCGGAGCAGGTCCTCTTCCAGGGTCACCGAGGGGTCGGCATCGACCACGAAGCCGCGGTGGCCGCGGCCGCTCTTGCGCTCGGTGCGGGCGAGGGCGTGCTCCTCGCCGGTTTCCGGGTGCAGGAACACCGGGAAATCGCGGCCGACCGGACGGAAGCCGGCATCGAGCATCTGCTGCGCGGTGGCGCCGACCACGACCCAGTCGCGGTCGCCAGGCGGCAGGCCAAGCAGTTCATCGCGGACCGCGCCGCCAACCAGGTAGGTTTCCATGCGCGCATCGTATCGCGATGGGCTCCGGCGGTTGGCTCCGCCGGACGTCGCGGGAACAGGGCAACAGCAGCGACAGCAACAGCAGGAGCAACAGCAAAAGGCGGGGTATGCGGGCTCCGGAGGGAGCCGCGGCAGCGCAGGGGCATGGCGCATCGCGCGACTCCGCGTCCTGCTCCAACGCGCGACCGCGGCACGTCCATGTGCCGCTTGCGCCATGCCCCTGCGCTGCCACGGCTTCGCTTGCGTTGGGTGCGAGGCTCCGGTAATGCCCTTCTCCCTACAGGAAGGGACGGGCGAGGGTCGGGGGTTCAGCAATGCTCGCGCGCCGACCTCTCCCCAACCCTCTCCCGTGGGGAGAGAGGCTCAAGCAGGCGGTCCGGCCTTTCCCTGGATTCAGGCTGGCCTATCCGGACTGCGCGCTTGTCGCCGCCACAGAAGCCCCGGGCTCAACGCCGTCGAGGACGTCGTTCCACAGGGGTCTGGCGCAAGCAGGCCATGGATGGCCTGCGGTCGCGCGTTGGAGCCAGGGACGGCGGAGCCGCGCGATGCGCCTGCCCCCTGTGGGGCGGCGGCCCCGTCCGAAGCCAGCGCACCACGCTTGCCTCGCTTGCGCATGAAGCAGGCGCGCGGCCTGTCGCAGCTCCTGTGCTGGCTGTGGGCCCTAAGACGCCGGATCCGGGCAGGCGAAACCCTTGCGCTTGCCCTCGGTGCGGCCGAGCAGGCGCTCGCTGACCGGCAGGGCGTTGCCGTTGAGGCGCCAGTCGTAGATCACGCTGAAGGCCAGGACGCGGGCGATGTAGTCGCGGGTTTCCTTGTAGCTGACGGTCTCGATCCACAGGTCCGGATCGTGCGAGGGCCGCTGCGACAGCCAGCGCGCGGTCGGGGTCGGGCCGGCGTTGTAGGCGGCGATGGCCTGGTAGGTGGCGCCGTACTTGTCCTCCATCTCGCGCAGGTAGGCGCTGCCGAGGGCGATGTTGGTGGACGAGTCGTACAGGCTGTCGGCGCCGTCGTAGGGCAGGCCGGTACGGCGGGCGACGCCGGCGGCGGTGGTCGGCAGCAGCTGCATCAGGCCGCGGGCATTGGCCTGCGAGCGCGCCTTCGGGTTGAAGATGCTCTCGGCGCGGATCTCGGCGGCGATCCAGGCCGGATCCAGGCCGTTGCGCTTCGCGGCGGCGCGGATGTCGGCATCGTGGTGCAGCGGGAAGCGCAGCTCGTACATGCGCTGCTCCTCCGGGATGCGCCCCAGCGAGAACACCGCGCGGTCGAACCAGCCATGGTCCTGCGCCAGGGCGACGGCGATGCGCCGGCGGGCGTCGTCGAAGCGGCCCAGGGCCTCGTTCCATTCCCGCGTGGCCCAGCTGGCCTGGTTG
This genomic interval from Pseudoxanthomonas suwonensis 11-1 contains the following:
- a CDS encoding YciI family protein, translated to MRVMVMVKASPSSEAGVMPEAKLLEDMGRYNEELVKAGVMLAGEGLHPSAKGVRVRFSGSARTVTDGPFTETRELVAGFWLWQVRSMEEAIEWVRRCPNPMPEDSEIEIRPVFEADDFGEAFSPELREQEELLRRTLADRS
- a CDS encoding GFA family protein produces the protein MSRRDASCSCGQLRLSVQGEPLRVSACHCRECQRRSGSVFAVQARFPIGAVATHGTSHAFVRTGDEGTSCRFHFCPHCGVTVWFVPESIPGVVSVPVGVFADPGFPPPQVSVYEVRRHPWVGLPHGIERID
- the crcB gene encoding fluoride efflux transporter CrcB, whose amino-acid sequence is MGNFLWVGLGGFIGAVARYAVAVAMGPAATLRFPWPTFTVNVLGCLAIGLLAGYFTRVPAPEHLRLFLVTGILGGFTTFSAFGVESLGLLRRGDHALGLAYAGGSVLVGLLAVWLGFRLASGGQG
- a CDS encoding multifunctional CCA addition/repair protein; amino-acid sequence: METYLVGGAVRDELLGLPPGDRDWVVVGATAQQMLDAGFRPVGRDFPVFLHPETGEEHALARTERKSGRGHRGFVVDADPSVTLEEDLLRRDFTINAIARGDDGTLVDPHGGMDDIRDRVLRHVGPAFTEDPLRVLRAARFMARFAPLGFRVAPETMALMRQMAEAGELETLVAERVWQELRRALASARPSAFLATLRECGALAVVLPEVDALYGVPQRAEYHPEVDTGIHQQMVSDMAARLAPGDDLVGFAALTHDLGKALTPPHVLPRHIGHEGAGLKPLARLCERLRVPLAHRKLAEAVCREHLNVHRLAELRDQTVLELLERCDAFRQPGQVARIALCCEADKRGRLGSEEAEYPQGPELCRLHAAASAVNARDLALAEGLTGTEIGKALRRARVQAISAARTLRRPA
- a CDS encoding DUF1428 domain-containing protein gives rise to the protein MAYVDGFVLPVPKDRIDDYRALAEAAGRIWLEYGALEYVECVADDVKSGEVTSFPQAVQLKPDEVVVFAWIRYASREERDRINAAVMEDPRLANMDPATLPFDARRMFWGGFKPIVQY
- a CDS encoding RNA polymerase sigma factor, with the protein product MSPHPHQVDIARTIDAVWRMESARVIATLTRIVRDVGLAEELAQDALVAALEKWPVDGVPDNPGAWLTTTARNRAIDRLRHLRLREEKHVQVAWELEQLQEDVSAREEQLLDDTVGDDVLRLMFIACHPVLPQESRVALTLRLLGGLETGEIARAFLANETAIAQRIVRAKRTLAEAKVPFEIPRREELPERLSAVLGVVYLVFNEGYAASSGDDWMRPALCEEALRLGRVLAGLMPDEPEVHGLVALMEIQASRLHARSGPDGEPVLLMEQDRSRWDRLLIGRGLDALEQVRRLGGESGFYALQAAIAACHARAVVPEDTDWARIVGLYDALARLTGSPVVELNRAVAVSMAQGPAAALPLVDALLDEPKLASYHLLPSVRGDLLFRLGRLEEARAEFERAATMTGNARERGLLLARAGRCPI
- a CDS encoding acyltransferase family protein, producing MADARFRRLASVDALRGLTVAAMLLVNNPGDWGHVYAPLLHADWHGCTPADLVFPFFLAIVGVSIALGVVPRIEAGADRAGLMRTVAVRPLRILAVGLLLHLLAWWWLDQPHYRPWGVLQRIGLCFLGAGAAALYLRPRAQWLLLAGLLAGWWMLLQAGGTLEPYANIASRIDDALLGPWLYQHDAAGRGHDPEGLPSTLGALATTLLGLRAGDWLRHDQLRRLAGAAVLALLLGLACTPWMPWNKNLWTPSYVLWSGGWVLLALAVAHVLVDLRGWPALGRAFGVNAIAAYAGSTLMVYALAGLDWWEPVYRGAFAGWMTPRLGPYLPSLAFALAFVACWWALVLWMDRRGWYLKI